Proteins encoded by one window of Candidatus Omnitrophota bacterium:
- a CDS encoding M23 family metallopeptidase, with protein sequence MSDKTVKRYHVPRKQLTIMLLPHGGRRGTQVTISYLFLFLGCSVWFAITATAAYFISERVKIDETQKANITLQNKVVSFSEKLNNSLDLIAETSELNTRLKGILALGKESKIIEYSAAGGPSKLQSLQLSKILLETSPAESEELLAMNVEEMLAGGWQEKLNFREISEYLNEKRILARSTPAIWPAMGRVTSPFGLRASPFTGNSQFHSGLDIANVKDTPLRATADGRVVFAGWAGNLGKTVVISHRMGYTSYYGHCDEVFVKQQDKVERGQIIANIGSTGRATGYHVHYEIKRYGKALNPMYFVNRSF encoded by the coding sequence ATGAGCGATAAAACCGTTAAACGGTATCATGTGCCCAGGAAACAGCTTACGATTATGCTGCTTCCCCACGGAGGAAGACGCGGAACACAGGTCACAATATCATATCTGTTCCTGTTTCTCGGATGCTCAGTGTGGTTCGCCATAACAGCGACAGCGGCATATTTCATAAGCGAACGCGTGAAAATTGACGAAACTCAAAAAGCGAATATCACGCTGCAGAACAAGGTTGTCAGTTTCAGTGAAAAATTAAACAACTCCCTCGACCTTATCGCAGAGACGTCCGAGCTCAATACCCGGCTGAAAGGGATACTCGCGCTGGGGAAGGAATCAAAGATCATAGAATACTCAGCCGCCGGCGGGCCGTCAAAACTCCAGAGCCTCCAGTTATCCAAAATTCTTCTTGAGACAAGCCCCGCTGAATCCGAGGAACTGCTGGCGATGAATGTGGAAGAAATGCTCGCGGGCGGATGGCAGGAAAAGCTCAATTTTCGCGAGATTTCAGAATACCTGAACGAAAAAAGAATACTGGCCCGTTCAACCCCCGCGATTTGGCCGGCCATGGGAAGGGTGACAAGCCCCTTCGGTCTGAGAGCTTCTCCTTTTACGGGAAACAGCCAGTTCCACAGCGGGCTTGACATCGCGAATGTGAAAGACACCCCCCTGAGAGCCACTGCCGACGGGAGAGTGGTTTTCGCGGGCTGGGCGGGGAATCTGGGCAAAACCGTTGTGATATCCCACCGCATGGGATATACAAGTTATTACGGACATTGCGATGAGGTTTTTGTTAAACAGCAGGACAAGGTCGAAAGAGGACAGATAATCGCAAATATAGGCAGCACCGGACGCGCGACCGGATATCATGTGCATTATGAGATAAAACGATACGGGAAAGCGCTTAATCCCATGTATTTCGTTAACAGGAGTTTTTAA
- a CDS encoding polymer-forming cytoskeletal protein, translating to MFGSNKLEKKIGRIETVIGHESVITGTIATKGSLKIDGLVNGGIEQADAVIIGDTGKIIGDVTAQTVIVSGEVEGNIHSYISMELMEDGKIKGDIKTSQITINEGAFFEGNVTMEKTAPLPKNED from the coding sequence ATGTTCGGTTCAAACAAACTAGAGAAAAAAATAGGCCGTATTGAGACAGTGATAGGTCACGAAAGCGTGATAACCGGCACCATCGCAACCAAAGGATCCCTAAAAATAGACGGGCTTGTGAACGGCGGGATAGAGCAGGCGGACGCTGTGATTATCGGCGACACCGGAAAGATCATAGGCGACGTCACCGCGCAAACGGTCATTGTAAGCGGGGAGGTGGAAGGCAATATCCACTCTTACATATCCATGGAACTCATGGAAGACGGTAAAATAAAAGGCGACATCAAGACCTCGCAGATAACCATAAACGAGGGGGCTTTTTTTGAAGGCAACGTCACCATGGAAAAAACCGCTCCGCTGCCGAAAAACGAAGACTAA